The Brasilonema sennae CENA114 genome includes a region encoding these proteins:
- a CDS encoding FAD binding domain-containing protein, whose translation MQVKADITQQNSQPLRVLIAGGSISGLCAGLALHCIGCDVEIFERASYQGVAPTFGGVQSHGAAFVVQMEINRFLAEHGISTPETVGMTSCKRQYISGDDSIIWEESTPQVMISWDMLYHQLRKVFPDERYHQRNSVIGFQQSDNCLVVHFEDGREQKCDLLIGADGIDSTIRQQLILDAIPQYAGYVAWRGLVDENVFSLEVAKFFAEKFTFFHGPSMQTLCYLVPGLNGELDEGKRRLNWLWYFNVPDGEQLNAVMTNHQGRVRKFFMPQGEVREEVVQQMRVVAKKYLPEIFQYLFELTDKPFIQPIYDLSVPRMVFGRVCLIGDAAFVVRPHTAAGISKAVMNAIELAQGLQESGGDVLAALKQWEPIQLAMGNYLKVLGVTLGDRFRLGHPFGEFKIINSTDESAKITKQNLR comes from the coding sequence ATGCAAGTCAAAGCGGACATCACACAACAAAACTCACAACCCCTCCGTGTGCTTATTGCAGGTGGTTCAATAAGTGGTTTATGTGCAGGCTTGGCGCTGCACTGTATTGGTTGTGATGTAGAAATTTTTGAGCGCGCCTCGTACCAAGGGGTAGCGCCTACATTTGGTGGTGTCCAAAGTCACGGTGCTGCTTTTGTTGTGCAGATGGAAATCAATCGGTTTCTGGCAGAACACGGTATTAGTACACCAGAAACGGTGGGTATGACTTCGTGCAAAAGACAATATATCAGCGGAGATGACAGCATCATTTGGGAAGAGTCAACACCCCAAGTCATGATTTCTTGGGATATGCTGTATCATCAACTGCGGAAAGTTTTCCCAGATGAACGTTACCATCAACGAAACAGTGTTATTGGTTTTCAACAGAGTGATAACTGCTTGGTGGTGCACTTTGAAGACGGACGCGAACAAAAGTGTGATTTACTGATTGGGGCTGACGGTATTGATTCAACCATACGTCAGCAACTGATATTGGATGCTATACCTCAGTATGCAGGCTATGTTGCATGGCGAGGGTTGGTAGACGAAAATGTATTTTCATTAGAGGTTGCAAAATTCTTTGCCGAGAAATTCACCTTCTTTCACGGACCTAGCATGCAGACACTGTGCTATCTGGTACCTGGACTAAACGGGGAGTTAGACGAAGGAAAACGCCGCCTCAATTGGCTTTGGTATTTTAATGTCCCAGACGGCGAACAGTTGAATGCAGTCATGACTAACCACCAAGGACGAGTACGAAAGTTTTTCATGCCTCAAGGAGAGGTTCGAGAAGAAGTTGTTCAACAGATGAGAGTAGTAGCAAAGAAATATTTACCAGAAATCTTTCAATATTTGTTTGAACTGACAGACAAACCCTTCATTCAACCCATCTACGACTTATCTGTACCACGTATGGTTTTTGGACGGGTGTGTTTAATTGGTGATGCTGCATTTGTCGTCCGTCCTCACACGGCTGCGGGAATTTCTAAAGCTGTGATGAATGCTATTGAACTCGCGCAAGGGTTACAGGAATCTGGCGGTGATGTGCTGGCGGCGTTAAAACAATGGGAACCAATCCAGTTAGCGATGGGGAATTACCTCAAAGTTTTGGGCGTAACTCTAGGAGATCGTTTTAGATTAGGTCATCCCTTTGGGGAATTCAAAATTATCAATTCCACGGATGAATCCGCTAAAATAACTAAGCAGAATTTGAGATGA
- a CDS encoding tautomerase family protein, with protein MPSVTVKIAECDSIRLKRKLAQAVTHALVSTLNTKPEWVTVHIEKFESEN; from the coding sequence ATGCCATCTGTTACCGTCAAAATTGCTGAATGTGATTCTATTAGACTTAAGCGGAAACTGGCGCAAGCAGTTACTCACGCACTTGTTTCTACTTTGAACACTAAACCTGAATGGGTGACAGTTCACATAGAGAAATTTGAAAGCGAAAATTAG
- the hypD gene encoding hydrogenase formation protein HypD, producing the protein MKYVDEFREPKKADALFRAIEKLSQRLKKPIKIMEVCGGHTHSIFKYGIEEILPETIELIHGPGCPVCVMPRGRLDDAISISLKPNVIFTTFGDAMRVPGSKTNLLQAKAQGADIRMVYSPLDSLQIAKDNPHKEVVFFALGFETTAPSTALTILQAASEKIQNFSMFSNHVLVIPALKALLDNPDLQLDGFIGPGHVSMVIGSDPYQFISQQYQKPIVVSGFEPLDIIQSIWMLLQQIVENRCEVENQYNRLVEKTGNQVAITTMNKVFENRESFEWRGLGEIPKSGLKIRAQYAQFDAELKFILPNLQVADHKACLCGEILKGVLKPWQCKVFGTACTPETPIGTCMVSSEGACAAYYKYGSFSHMTKKMMLDKEKLRA; encoded by the coding sequence ATGAAATACGTTGATGAATTTCGAGAACCTAAAAAAGCTGATGCTTTATTCCGCGCCATAGAAAAATTATCTCAACGGCTCAAAAAGCCTATCAAAATAATGGAAGTGTGTGGTGGGCACACTCATTCTATTTTCAAATATGGAATTGAAGAAATTTTACCTGAGACAATTGAATTAATTCATGGTCCAGGTTGTCCTGTATGTGTGATGCCAAGAGGAAGGCTAGATGATGCTATCTCTATCTCCCTAAAACCAAACGTTATCTTCACGACTTTTGGAGATGCCATGCGCGTTCCTGGTTCTAAAACAAACTTGTTGCAAGCGAAAGCACAAGGGGCGGACATTCGTATGGTTTACTCTCCCCTCGATAGTCTACAAATTGCTAAGGACAACCCTCATAAAGAAGTTGTCTTCTTCGCCTTGGGTTTTGAAACAACTGCCCCCAGCACTGCTTTGACTATCTTGCAAGCAGCATCTGAAAAAATTCAGAATTTCAGTATGTTTTCTAATCACGTCCTCGTGATTCCTGCCTTAAAAGCACTTTTAGATAATCCGGATTTACAGCTCGATGGATTTATTGGTCCGGGTCATGTCAGTATGGTGATTGGCAGTGACCCTTATCAATTTATTTCCCAACAATATCAAAAACCTATTGTGGTTTCTGGCTTTGAACCTTTAGATATTATTCAATCCATTTGGATGCTGTTGCAACAGATTGTCGAAAATCGTTGTGAAGTTGAAAATCAATATAACAGGTTGGTAGAGAAGACAGGAAATCAGGTGGCGATCACCACGATGAATAAAGTCTTTGAAAACCGAGAAAGTTTTGAGTGGCGCGGTTTAGGTGAGATTCCCAAGTCTGGATTAAAAATCCGTGCCCAATATGCTCAATTTGATGCAGAATTAAAATTTATCCTTCCCAACCTGCAAGTTGCTGACCATAAAGCGTGTCTTTGTGGAGAAATCCTCAAAGGAGTGTTGAAACCTTGGCAGTGTAAGGTCTTTGGAACAGCTTGCACTCCAGAAACACCGATTGGAACTTGCATGGTTTCTTCTGAAGGTGCTTGTGCAGCTTATTATAAGTATGGTAGCTTTTCTCACATGACTAAAAAAATGATGCTTGACAAAGAAAAACTAAGAGCATAG
- a CDS encoding HypC/HybG/HupF family hydrogenase formation chaperone, with translation MCLGIPGKIIEITDVKQKLAVVNVGGVKRQVNIACIVDEQHSVESCVGDWVLVHVGFAMNRINEKEAMETLQLLEELAEAVAIDSYRNPV, from the coding sequence ATGTGTTTAGGAATTCCAGGTAAAATTATCGAAATCACTGACGTGAAACAAAAACTAGCTGTTGTCAATGTTGGTGGTGTGAAGCGTCAAGTCAATATTGCTTGTATCGTTGATGAACAGCATTCAGTGGAATCATGTGTCGGCGATTGGGTGCTAGTTCATGTTGGCTTTGCGATGAATCGAATTAATGAAAAAGAAGCTATGGAAACACTGCAACTCTTGGAAGAATTAGCAGAAGCAGTAGCAATAGATTCATATAGGAATCCGGTTTGA
- the hypF gene encoding carbamoyltransferase HypF, translated as MFTEEIIRVRGIVQGVGFRPTVYRLAKAYGLQGEVCNDGQGVLIRVSGCEEFIEEFVQNLQKQCPPLARIDEVTRKRYEGKSTFGDFVISDSLSSAVKTEIPADAATCPKCKAEIFDPLNRWYRYPFTNCTHCGPRLSITRAIPYDRDNTSMAAFAMCAECGREYNDVENRRFHAQPVACQICGPKAWLERSDNQPITSYMFSMLDDVDAVCTLLQKGEIVAIKGLGGFHLACDATQESAVQKLRSRKQRNQKPFALMAKDISVIEEYCTPSAKERELLESPAAPVVLIQANAGDDDEERGSGRIQFKIRLEKFATEGNQRQIPTEGNPPAVLAPPGNFSQNSKFKIQNPKSKIQNPKSKIQNQIAPSVAPGQNTLGFMLPYTPLHHLILRRMNRPIVLTSGNLSDEPQCIDNVEARDKLGKIADYFLLHNREIVNRVDDSVVRVVGEKVLTIRRARGYAPTSINLPSGFESVPHILAMGSQLKNTFCLLRDGKAILSQHIGDLESAATFKSYQDTLNLYLNLFEHQPEAIAVDLHPEYFSTKLGKQLAHNQYGHGTAVPLLHIQHHHAHIAACMAENDININSPPVLGIALDGLGYGEDGTLWGGEFLLADYRHFKRLATFKPVPMIGGTQAMREPWRNTYAQLISAFDWEDLKQKYKYLDILEFIEQKPLKLLNQLVQKGINAPLTSSVGRLFDAVAAAIGICREQCSYEGQAAIEMEALADTHLLNKKEYFNYKFKFYWSDNIYYIDSYPMWQALLNDLQQPTPQAVIAAKFHTSLAHTIVKMVNNLLQKNDISQVVLTGGVFQNCILLEQVTQGLKKLGINVLTHSLVPANDGGLSLGQAVIAAAQLMSQ; from the coding sequence ATGTTTACTGAAGAAATCATCAGGGTTCGCGGTATCGTTCAAGGAGTGGGATTCCGCCCCACTGTATATAGACTTGCAAAAGCATACGGATTGCAAGGCGAAGTTTGTAATGACGGTCAAGGTGTCCTCATTAGGGTATCTGGCTGTGAAGAATTTATAGAAGAATTTGTTCAAAATTTACAGAAACAGTGTCCGCCATTAGCGAGAATTGATGAAGTAACGCGCAAGCGTTATGAAGGCAAATCTACCTTTGGTGATTTTGTCATTTCTGACAGTCTCAGCAGTGCAGTGAAAACAGAAATTCCTGCGGATGCTGCGACTTGTCCAAAATGTAAAGCAGAAATTTTTGACCCCCTCAACCGCTGGTATCGTTATCCCTTCACGAACTGTACTCATTGCGGTCCTCGCCTAAGTATCACTCGCGCCATACCTTATGATCGCGACAACACAAGTATGGCTGCTTTTGCTATGTGTGCAGAGTGTGGTCGGGAATACAACGATGTTGAAAACCGTCGCTTTCACGCCCAACCCGTAGCGTGTCAAATTTGCGGTCCTAAAGCCTGGTTAGAACGTTCAGATAATCAACCAATTACATCTTATATGTTTTCTATGCTTGACGATGTTGACGCCGTTTGTACCTTATTACAAAAAGGCGAAATAGTTGCTATTAAAGGGTTAGGTGGATTTCATCTAGCTTGCGACGCCACTCAGGAAAGTGCTGTACAAAAACTACGCAGCCGTAAACAGCGCAATCAAAAGCCTTTTGCTTTAATGGCAAAAGACATATCAGTTATTGAAGAGTACTGCACCCCCAGCGCCAAGGAAAGAGAATTATTAGAAAGTCCCGCCGCGCCTGTTGTGTTGATTCAGGCAAATGCGGGAGACGACGATGAAGAAAGGGGAAGTGGGAGAATACAATTCAAAATTCGTCTTGAAAAGTTTGCTACGGAGGGAAACCAACGCCAGATACCTACGGAGGGAAACCCTCCTGCAGTACTGGCTCCTCCTGGCAACTTTTCGCAAAATTCAAAGTTCAAAATTCAAAACCCAAAATCCAAAATCCAAAATCCAAAATCCAAAATTCAAAATCAAATTGCGCCTTCAGTTGCACCAGGGCAAAACACTTTGGGTTTCATGCTACCTTACACCCCCTTACACCACCTCATTCTGAGGCGGATGAATCGCCCGATTGTTTTGACAAGTGGTAATCTTTCTGATGAACCGCAATGTATTGATAATGTTGAAGCGCGTGACAAGTTAGGAAAAATTGCAGATTATTTTCTTCTGCACAATCGGGAGATTGTAAACCGAGTCGATGATTCGGTGGTGAGGGTTGTTGGTGAAAAAGTGCTAACAATCCGTCGTGCTAGAGGATACGCACCAACATCTATTAATTTACCATCTGGATTTGAAAGCGTTCCTCACATTTTAGCAATGGGCAGCCAGCTAAAGAATACTTTTTGTTTATTGCGAGATGGGAAAGCTATTCTATCTCAACATATAGGAGATTTAGAAAGTGCAGCGACTTTCAAATCTTATCAAGATACGCTCAATCTCTACTTGAATTTATTTGAGCATCAACCCGAAGCGATCGCTGTTGATTTACACCCTGAATATTTCTCAACAAAACTTGGAAAACAACTTGCACACAATCAGTACGGACACGGCACAGCCGTGCCCCTACTTCACATCCAACATCATCATGCTCATATTGCTGCTTGCATGGCAGAAAATGATATAAATATTAATTCACCACCTGTTTTAGGTATTGCATTAGATGGCTTGGGTTATGGTGAAGATGGAACACTCTGGGGCGGAGAATTTCTCTTAGCAGATTATCGCCATTTTAAGAGATTGGCGACATTTAAGCCAGTACCAATGATTGGCGGAACACAAGCAATGAGAGAACCTTGGCGTAATACCTATGCCCAGTTAATATCTGCCTTTGATTGGGAAGATTTAAAACAAAAATACAAATACTTAGATATTTTAGAATTTATTGAACAAAAGCCGCTGAAACTTCTCAATCAGCTTGTCCAAAAAGGAATTAACGCTCCTCTAACTTCATCCGTTGGGCGTTTATTTGATGCTGTCGCTGCTGCAATTGGTATCTGTAGAGAACAATGTAGCTATGAAGGACAAGCAGCAATTGAAATGGAAGCTTTGGCTGATACGCATTTATTAAATAAAAAAGAATATTTCAATTATAAATTTAAATTTTATTGGTCAGATAATATTTATTATATAGATTCATATCCAATGTGGCAAGCTTTGCTGAATGACTTACAGCAGCCAACTCCTCAAGCAGTTATCGCTGCCAAATTTCATACAAGCTTAGCTCATACCATTGTAAAAATGGTTAATAACCTGCTTCAAAAAAACGATATTTCTCAAGTTGTCCTCACAGGAGGAGTTTTTCAAAATTGCATTCTGTTAGAGCAAGTTACTCAAGGCTTAAAAAAATTAGGAATAAATGTACTTACTCATAGCTTAGTTCCAGCTAATGATGGTGGTTTATCACTAGGACAAGCTGTGATTGCAGCTGCTCAACTAATGAGTCAATAG
- a CDS encoding hydrogenase small subunit, which yields MTNLLWLQGGACSGNTMSFLNAEEPTACDLVTDFGINVLWHPSLGLELGTNLQTMLWDCLLGKIPLDILVFEGTVINAPNGTGEWNRFADRPMKDWLNDLSQVANYIVAVGDCATWGGIPAMAPNPSESTGLQFLKRKEGGFLGKEFRTKSGLPVINIPGCPAHPDWITQILVAIATNRIGDIVLDELHRPQTFFNTYTQTGCTRNIHFAYKASTTDFGQRKGCLFYDLGCRGPMTRSSCNRILWNRVSSKTRAGMPCLGCTEPEFPFYDLKPGTVFKTQTVMGVPKDLPTGVNKKDYALLSIVAKDTMPHWAEDDFFTV from the coding sequence ATGACTAACTTACTATGGCTGCAAGGTGGTGCATGTTCAGGCAACACCATGTCATTTCTTAACGCTGAAGAACCCACAGCTTGTGATTTAGTTACTGACTTTGGCATAAACGTCCTTTGGCATCCATCTTTAGGACTGGAATTAGGTACAAACTTGCAGACAATGCTGTGGGACTGTCTTTTGGGCAAGATTCCCTTGGATATCCTGGTTTTTGAAGGCACAGTTATTAACGCACCTAATGGTACAGGAGAATGGAACCGTTTTGCCGATCGCCCCATGAAAGACTGGTTAAACGACCTATCCCAAGTTGCTAACTATATAGTCGCAGTGGGAGACTGTGCAACTTGGGGAGGAATTCCCGCAATGGCACCTAATCCTAGTGAATCGACAGGATTGCAATTTCTCAAACGCAAAGAAGGGGGCTTTTTAGGAAAAGAATTCCGGACAAAATCGGGATTACCCGTGATCAACATTCCTGGATGTCCCGCCCATCCCGACTGGATCACACAAATATTAGTGGCGATCGCCACCAATAGAATTGGCGATATTGTCCTTGACGAGTTGCATCGTCCACAAACCTTCTTCAACACCTATACCCAAACAGGCTGCACCCGCAACATCCACTTTGCCTACAAAGCATCAACCACCGATTTTGGTCAACGTAAAGGATGCTTGTTCTACGACTTAGGTTGTCGCGGACCAATGACTCGTTCTTCCTGCAACCGCATCTTGTGGAACCGCGTCTCCTCCAAAACCCGCGCCGGGATGCCTTGTTTAGGTTGCACCGAACCCGAATTCCCCTTCTACGACCTCAAACCAGGAACCGTATTTAAGACACAAACCGTCATGGGAGTTCCCAAAGACTTACCCACAGGAGTGAATAAGAAAGATTATGCCCTACTCTCCATTGTGGCGAAAGACACAATGCCTCACTGGGCAGAAGATGACTTTTTTACAGTTTAG
- a CDS encoding nickel-dependent hydrogenase large subunit has product MGNQTLDISPVGRVEGDLDVRVEIEDGQVVNAWTHAELFRGFEVILRGKDPQAGLIVTPRVCGICGASHLTSAAWALDTAWETEVPRNAILARNLGQIVETIQSIPRYFYGLFAIDLTNKKYQYSPYYLEACRRFAAFTGKSYELGITISAKPVEIYALFGGQWPHSSYMVPGGVMCAPTLTDVTRAWSILEYFRTNWLEPLWLGCSLERYEQIQTYEDFMVWLDESPSHANSDLGFYWRMGLDIGLDKYGAGVGRYVTWGYLPHEAKYQKPTIEGRNAALIMKSGVYDSFSDTHTLMDQTFVRENTTYSWYEELTSDIHPFDRVTKPSKNNVKDFNGQYTWSTAVRHKDLGRLEAGPLARQLVAGGKHGESWQHYDGFILDAFKELGGASIHIRQLARVHEIVKLYRQAERCLREFRLNDTWYIKPKEKDGRGWGATEASRGSLCHWLEIEGGKIKNYQIMAPSTWNIGPRDAEGIRGPIEEALVGTPIFDSTDPVEVGHVARSFDSCLVCTVHAHDAKTGEELARFRTA; this is encoded by the coding sequence ATGGGAAATCAAACATTAGACATCTCCCCAGTCGGGAGAGTAGAAGGCGATTTAGATGTCCGAGTGGAAATAGAAGACGGGCAAGTCGTCAACGCTTGGACACATGCCGAACTCTTTCGAGGATTTGAAGTTATCCTACGCGGAAAAGACCCCCAAGCAGGATTAATTGTCACACCTCGCGTGTGCGGTATTTGTGGCGCTTCTCACCTGACTAGTGCAGCTTGGGCATTAGACACCGCTTGGGAAACAGAAGTCCCGCGTAATGCAATTTTGGCAAGAAACTTAGGTCAAATTGTCGAAACAATCCAAAGCATACCTCGTTACTTTTATGGTCTATTTGCAATAGATTTAACCAATAAAAAGTACCAATACAGCCCTTATTATCTAGAAGCTTGCAGACGCTTTGCCGCTTTCACAGGCAAGTCTTACGAACTTGGCATCACAATTTCTGCTAAACCTGTCGAAATTTACGCCCTATTTGGCGGTCAATGGCCCCACAGCAGTTATATGGTTCCTGGTGGCGTGATGTGCGCCCCCACCTTAACAGACGTGACTCGCGCGTGGTCAATTCTAGAATACTTCCGCACCAATTGGTTAGAACCCCTGTGGTTAGGTTGTTCTTTAGAACGCTACGAACAAATTCAGACTTATGAAGACTTCATGGTCTGGCTAGACGAAAGCCCAAGTCATGCAAACTCTGACTTAGGTTTTTATTGGCGCATGGGTTTAGATATAGGTCTAGATAAATATGGTGCTGGTGTAGGTCGATATGTTACTTGGGGATATTTACCTCATGAAGCAAAATACCAGAAACCAACAATAGAAGGGCGAAATGCAGCCTTGATTATGAAGAGTGGAGTCTACGACAGTTTCAGCGACACCCACACTCTCATGGATCAGACTTTTGTCCGGGAAAATACAACTTACTCCTGGTATGAGGAACTGACATCAGACATTCACCCCTTTGACCGCGTAACCAAACCAAGCAAAAATAATGTCAAAGACTTCAATGGACAATACACTTGGTCAACAGCAGTACGTCACAAAGACTTAGGACGCTTGGAAGCAGGACCACTCGCACGTCAGTTAGTGGCTGGTGGTAAACATGGCGAGTCTTGGCAGCACTACGATGGGTTTATCCTAGATGCATTCAAAGAGTTGGGTGGTGCCAGTATTCATATACGACAGCTAGCACGAGTCCACGAAATTGTCAAGCTATACAGACAAGCAGAACGCTGCTTGCGCGAGTTCCGCCTGAATGACACCTGGTATATCAAACCCAAAGAAAAAGATGGGCGCGGTTGGGGTGCAACAGAAGCATCGCGCGGTTCCCTGTGTCACTGGTTGGAGATTGAGGGTGGTAAGATTAAGAATTACCAAATTATGGCACCGAGTACTTGGAATATCGGACCACGTGATGCAGAAGGAATACGCGGACCGATTGAGGAAGCTTTAGTCGGGACACCGATTTTTGACTCGACCGATCCAGTGGAAGTCGGTCATGTGGCGCGATCGTTTGATTCTTGTTTAGTTTGTACTGTTCACGCGCATGATGCCAAGACAGGTGAGGAGTTGGCGCGTTTTCGTACTGCGTAG
- the katG gene encoding catalase/peroxidase HPI, protein MNNNPPTNPAQCPFRGSRIGGALGSKPQTDDWWPNRLQVELLHQNLPQANPLRDFDYKGAFAKIDFEQLKSDIKALLTDSKDWWPADYGNYGPQMIRMAWHAAGTYRIADGRGGASQGMQRFAPINSWWDNGNTDKSRRLLWPIKQKYGAALSWADLMTLTGNCALEIMGFKTFGFGGGRIDAWEADRAIYWGPEFWNGDPIDDIKEYPGHPDEMVTRTIRWVGKPNEEYYDLENPLAASHQALIYVNPEGPNAEGDPHGSARDIRETFARMGMNDEETVALIAGGHAFGKSHGMVSPDKIGPAPEAAPIQAMGLGWQNPEGTGFAQYTMTNGIEGSWTPNPTQWDNSYLTNLFKYDWEQTKSPTDAIQWKPSNPDAPKTPDAHQPGVEHPLMMMTSDIALKVDPVYHEICQHFLDDFDYFSDAFARAWYKLIHRDMGPKTRYLGPEIPAEDLIWQDPIPALDHEVVDVADINFLKDKILASGISVSALVSAAWSAASSHRHSDKRGGANGARVRLNPQKDWEMNRPQELGEVLSTLEAIQADFNSTQSGSKKISMADLIVLGGCAAIEKAAQDAGVSVAVPFTPGRMDTTQELTDVEMFNWLKPVSDGFRNYHNEAVGYKVKPERIFLDRAQLLTLTAPEWTVLVGGLRALDQNWDYSKHGSFTDRPGVLTNDFFRVLTSMDYEWKPIDNREMLFNICDRKTGETKFTATRCDLIFGSNAELRQIAEVYGADDGNERMVKDFAAVWNKVMMLDRFDVGA, encoded by the coding sequence TGACTTCGAACAGTTGAAGAGCGATATCAAAGCGCTGCTAACCGATTCGAAGGACTGGTGGCCAGCCGACTATGGTAATTATGGACCTCAAATGATTCGCATGGCGTGGCACGCCGCAGGCACCTACCGGATCGCAGACGGTCGGGGCGGAGCGTCTCAGGGTATGCAACGCTTTGCACCAATCAATTCGTGGTGGGACAATGGGAACACAGATAAATCACGACGGCTGCTCTGGCCAATCAAGCAGAAATATGGTGCGGCACTAAGCTGGGCTGATTTGATGACTCTGACTGGCAACTGCGCGCTCGAAATCATGGGGTTTAAGACCTTCGGTTTTGGTGGCGGTCGCATTGATGCCTGGGAGGCAGATCGCGCGATCTACTGGGGACCGGAGTTCTGGAACGGCGATCCGATTGACGATATCAAGGAATACCCTGGTCATCCTGACGAGATGGTCACTCGCACGATTCGGTGGGTTGGGAAGCCGAACGAGGAATACTACGACCTTGAGAACCCGCTAGCAGCTTCGCACCAAGCGCTAATTTACGTCAATCCAGAAGGTCCAAACGCCGAAGGCGACCCCCATGGCTCAGCGCGAGACATTCGCGAGACGTTTGCGCGTATGGGCATGAATGACGAAGAAACTGTCGCGCTCATTGCAGGTGGTCATGCCTTTGGCAAAAGTCACGGCATGGTCTCGCCGGACAAGATCGGTCCAGCGCCGGAAGCCGCGCCGATTCAGGCTATGGGCTTGGGGTGGCAGAACCCTGAAGGCACTGGGTTTGCCCAATATACGATGACGAACGGGATTGAAGGATCATGGACTCCAAACCCAACCCAGTGGGACAACAGTTACCTAACCAATCTTTTTAAGTACGACTGGGAACAGACAAAGAGTCCAACAGATGCCATTCAGTGGAAGCCGAGCAATCCTGATGCGCCAAAGACACCGGATGCCCATCAACCGGGCGTCGAACACCCGTTGATGATGATGACTTCGGACATTGCCTTGAAGGTCGATCCGGTCTATCACGAGATCTGTCAGCACTTCTTGGATGATTTCGATTACTTCAGCGATGCGTTCGCACGCGCCTGGTATAAGCTGATCCATCGAGATATGGGTCCGAAAACGCGCTATCTCGGTCCGGAAATCCCAGCGGAAGATCTGATTTGGCAAGATCCAATTCCAGCACTGGATCATGAGGTTGTTGATGTCGCCGATATCAATTTTCTCAAGGATAAGATTTTAGCGAGTGGAATCTCTGTTTCGGCGCTCGTGTCAGCCGCTTGGTCAGCAGCATCGAGCCACCGCCATTCCGACAAGCGCGGCGGCGCAAACGGGGCGCGCGTTCGCCTCAATCCCCAGAAAGACTGGGAAATGAACCGGCCGCAGGAACTCGGCGAGGTCCTATCGACCCTTGAGGCAATTCAGGCGGACTTTAACAGCACTCAGTCGGGCAGCAAAAAAATCTCGATGGCGGATCTTATCGTCCTCGGTGGCTGTGCTGCGATCGAGAAAGCCGCGCAAGACGCTGGGGTTTCTGTTGCCGTCCCGTTTACGCCAGGTCGGATGGATACAACTCAGGAACTGACAGATGTTGAAATGTTTAATTGGCTGAAGCCAGTTTCGGACGGTTTCAGAAATTATCACAATGAGGCGGTTGGCTATAAGGTGAAGCCGGAGCGAATCTTCCTTGATCGAGCGCAGCTTCTGACGTTGACTGCGCCTGAGTGGACGGTTCTCGTCGGCGGACTTCGCGCCCTCGATCAGAATTGGGACTATTCAAAGCACGGTAGCTTCACTGATCGACCTGGTGTCTTGACCAATGACTTTTTCCGTGTCCTGACAAGTATGGACTATGAGTGGAAGCCGATAGACAATCGCGAGATGCTTTTTAACATCTGCGATCGCAAAACGGGTGAAACGAAGTTCACCGCGACACGTTGCGATCTCATCTTCGGTTCAAACGCGGAGCTTCGTCAAATTGCTGAAGTCTATGGCGCTGATGATGGTAACGAGCGTATGGTCAAGGACTTCGCCGCAGTCTGGAACAAAGTGATGATGCTTGATCGCTTCGACGTTGGCGCTTAA